The Thermodesulfobacteriota bacterium genome contains the following window.
ATGACCGGAAGCTCCATCGCAAAGACCCGCCGGTACCTGGCGCTGATCTGCGTCCTTTTCCTCATCGGGACCGCGATCTCCCTTGCGCACGACATCCGCCAGACCCGGGAGGACCGATACCGCCTGGCCGTGTCCTGGGGGGAGGCGCTGTTCCGGACGGTCGTCGCCGCCCGGAGCTGGAACGCCTCCCACGGGGGGGTCTACGTCCCCGTCACCGACAAGACGCGGCCGAACGAGTACCTGGCGTCCCCCGACCGCGACGTCCGGACCACGACCGGCGTGTCGCTGACGAAGGTCAATCCCGCCTACATGACGCGGCTCGTCGGCGACATCCTCGCGCGGGAAGGATTCGTCGTCCACATCACCGGCCTGAAGACGATGCGCCCGGGAAACGCGCCGGACGATTGGGAACGGGCCACCCTGGCGGATTTCGGAAAGGGGGTCCCGGCGGCGCACGCACTGCAGGGGCCCTCCGGAAACCGGGTATTCCGTTACATGGAGCCGCTGAAGGCGGAGGCGGCCTGCCTCGAATGCCATCGGGACCGGGGATACCGGGTCGGAGACATCCTCGGGGGGATCAGCGTCGCCTTCCCCTACGTGCCGTTCGACCGGTCCGCCGCCAAAACGACCGGCCGGGACGTCGCCACGCACCTCCTGCTTCTCACGCTGGCGCTTTCCGTCCTCTTTTTCCTCGGACGACGCATCCTGGGGCTGGTGGAGAGTCTAGAGGAGGCCCGGCGGGAGATCAGTACGCTGGAAGGGATCCTCCCGATGTGCTCCCACTGCAAGAAGATCCGGAAAGAGGGGGCGAAGGAACGGGATCCCGAGGCGTGGGTGCCCGTGGACTCCTACATCATGGACCGGTCGGCGGCCAGCGTCTCCCACGGCATCTGCCCGGAATGCCTGGACAGGCATTACCCCGGCCACGGACGGCCGGACAAGGGCTGAGCTTCAGGTCCCGA
Protein-coding sequences here:
- a CDS encoding DUF3365 domain-containing protein encodes the protein MTGSSIAKTRRYLALICVLFLIGTAISLAHDIRQTREDRYRLAVSWGEALFRTVVAARSWNASHGGVYVPVTDKTRPNEYLASPDRDVRTTTGVSLTKVNPAYMTRLVGDILAREGFVVHITGLKTMRPGNAPDDWERATLADFGKGVPAAHALQGPSGNRVFRYMEPLKAEAACLECHRDRGYRVGDILGGISVAFPYVPFDRSAAKTTGRDVATHLLLLTLALSVLFFLGRRILGLVESLEEARREISTLEGILPMCSHCKKIRKEGAKERDPEAWVPVDSYIMDRSAASVSHGICPECLDRHYPGHGRPDKG